A single region of the Nocardioides sp. W7 genome encodes:
- a CDS encoding sigma-70 family RNA polymerase sigma factor, whose translation MDDQERRRHFEELARELTEPLRRFVVRRTDPATADDVLADTLLVCWRRIDQIPADPLPWAYGVARNCLANAERGHRRQRRLAARIASTTPPDVVPDPAEVPGDDAVIAALAELRPAEAELLRLWAWEELTPGEIAVVLGITPNAASIRLHRARQNLADRLRKDERKIDRTAGHEESREGRRP comes from the coding sequence GTGGACGACCAGGAGCGCCGACGGCACTTCGAGGAGCTGGCGCGCGAGCTGACCGAGCCGCTGCGCCGGTTCGTGGTGCGGCGCACCGACCCCGCGACCGCCGACGACGTCCTCGCCGACACCCTGCTGGTGTGCTGGCGGCGCATCGACCAGATCCCCGCCGACCCGCTCCCGTGGGCGTACGGCGTCGCGCGCAACTGTCTGGCCAACGCCGAGCGGGGCCATCGGCGGCAGCGACGGCTGGCCGCCAGGATCGCGAGCACCACGCCGCCCGACGTCGTACCCGACCCGGCCGAGGTGCCCGGCGACGATGCGGTGATCGCCGCCCTGGCCGAGCTCCGTCCCGCGGAGGCCGAGCTGCTGCGGCTGTGGGCCTGGGAGGAGCTCACGCCCGGCGAGATCGCGGTCGTGCTCGGCATCACCCCGAACGCCGCCAGCATCCGGCTGCACCGGGCCCGGCAGAATCTCGCCGATCGCCTCAGGAAGGACGAGCGAAAGATCGACCGGACTGCCGGACATGAGGAGTCGAGAGAGGGGAGAAGGCCATGA
- a CDS encoding nucleotidyltransferase family protein has protein sequence MSVHGLLLAAGAGSRMGLPKALVVDGAGEPWLARSVDVLHDGGCEQVTVVLGAAVEEAVLLLDGRGADVVVAHDWASGMSASLRAGLASLGEVDAALVHLVDLPDVTAQVVARVLASGTGPGSLARAAYDGLPGHPVLLGREHWDEAAGTAAGDQGARDYLHAHDVLLVECGDLARGQDVDRPL, from the coding sequence ATGAGCGTGCACGGGCTCCTGCTCGCCGCGGGAGCCGGCTCCCGGATGGGCCTGCCGAAGGCGCTGGTCGTCGACGGAGCGGGTGAGCCCTGGCTCGCCCGCTCCGTCGACGTGCTTCACGACGGCGGCTGCGAGCAGGTGACAGTCGTGCTGGGAGCCGCCGTCGAGGAGGCCGTGCTGCTGCTCGACGGCCGCGGCGCCGACGTCGTGGTCGCGCACGACTGGGCATCGGGGATGTCGGCCTCCCTGCGGGCGGGCCTGGCGTCGCTCGGAGAGGTCGACGCGGCCCTGGTGCACCTGGTCGACCTGCCCGACGTCACTGCCCAGGTCGTCGCCCGGGTGCTCGCGTCCGGCACCGGGCCGGGCTCGCTGGCGCGGGCGGCGTACGACGGACTCCCCGGGCACCCGGTGCTGCTCGGGCGCGAGCACTGGGACGAGGCGGCCGGGACGGCCGCCGGCGACCAGGGCGCGCGCGACTACCTGCACGCTCACGACGTACTGCTCGTCGAGTGCGGCGACCTGGCCCGAGGGCAGGACGTGGACCGCCCCCTGTGA
- a CDS encoding YciI family protein codes for MRFVLLMAEEDHYEKWHRIGDAERAAVFAAFAAFSAAVSERGTVVSGEGLAAPSEAVTLRPGPDRAVTAGPYAETAEQVGGLWIVDLPDLGTTLELARLLPESFSVEVRPTTDG; via the coding sequence ATGAGGTTCGTGCTGCTGATGGCCGAGGAGGACCACTACGAGAAGTGGCACCGGATCGGCGACGCCGAGCGGGCGGCGGTCTTCGCGGCGTTCGCGGCGTTCTCCGCGGCCGTGTCCGAGCGCGGCACGGTGGTGAGCGGCGAGGGGCTGGCCGCGCCGTCCGAGGCCGTCACCCTGCGGCCGGGCCCGGACCGCGCCGTCACCGCCGGGCCGTACGCCGAGACCGCCGAGCAGGTGGGTGGGCTGTGGATCGTCGACCTCCCCGACCTCGGGACCACGCTGGAGCTCGCCCGACTGCTGCCCGAGTCGTTCTCGGTCGAGGTGCGTCCCACGACCGATGGCTGA
- a CDS encoding YciI family protein: MTEYVVLLPGDESTWESATPEERAATYARHEEFSLLLEKRGHRITGGSELTHSRTAKVVRRTPDGGHAVTDGPYAEAVEQLSGFYLVESDDLDDLLEICAVLASVEEGVEVRATVDHSGDAP; this comes from the coding sequence ATGACCGAGTACGTCGTGCTGCTGCCCGGCGACGAGAGCACCTGGGAGAGCGCCACCCCGGAGGAACGGGCCGCCACCTACGCGCGGCACGAGGAGTTCTCCCTGCTCCTCGAGAAGCGCGGCCACCGGATCACCGGCGGCTCCGAACTCACCCACTCCCGGACCGCGAAGGTGGTCCGTCGTACCCCCGACGGCGGCCACGCCGTCACCGACGGGCCGTACGCCGAGGCGGTGGAGCAGCTCTCCGGCTTCTACCTCGTCGAGAGCGACGACCTCGACGACCTGCTCGAGATCTGCGCCGTGCTGGCGTCGGTCGAGGAGGGCGTCGAGGTGCGGGCGACCGTCGACCACAGCGGGGACGCCCCATGA
- a CDS encoding VWA domain-containing protein, with protein MSRPVTGSADSAACRGRIDGSTHEADEVLLGFARALRAAGVPVTQDRAQGFLEAAALVGLGDPGATYVAGRATLCGSPDDLARYDQVFEAWFGSRDGLPLPRPPQPVAPSFTDLPETDGDDDGEGETDPEVVRARASELEVLRHRDVATLSPAERQRLAALFGTLRPRVPLRRTARHRAWHRGDVDASRTLRASLRRMGEPAEIAWRRRGRKPRRVVLLVDVSGSMSGYADALLRLAHRFTQAAPGSVETFTLGTRLTHVTRALRLRDPERALVAAGRTVPDWSGGTRLGETLHSFVDRWGRRGTARGAVVVIFSDGWERGGTTELAAQVAGLRRIAHRVVWVNPHRGKAGYEPVQQGIVAVLPHVDDFVAGHSLATYAELVEVVARA; from the coding sequence ATGAGCCGACCCGTCACTGGCTCGGCGGATTCTGCGGCGTGTCGCGGCAGGATCGACGGGTCGACCCACGAGGCCGACGAGGTGCTGCTCGGGTTCGCCCGGGCGCTGCGGGCCGCCGGGGTGCCGGTGACCCAGGACCGGGCCCAGGGGTTCCTCGAGGCAGCGGCGCTGGTCGGGCTCGGCGACCCGGGCGCCACGTACGTCGCCGGGCGGGCCACGCTCTGCGGCAGCCCGGACGACCTGGCCCGCTACGACCAGGTCTTCGAGGCCTGGTTCGGCTCCCGCGACGGGCTCCCGCTACCGCGGCCCCCGCAGCCGGTCGCGCCGAGCTTCACCGATCTGCCCGAGACCGACGGCGACGATGACGGCGAGGGCGAGACCGACCCCGAGGTCGTCCGCGCCCGGGCCAGCGAGCTGGAGGTGCTCCGGCACCGCGACGTCGCCACCCTCTCGCCGGCCGAGCGGCAGCGGCTGGCCGCCCTGTTCGGCACGCTCCGGCCGCGGGTTCCGCTGCGTCGTACCGCTCGGCACCGGGCGTGGCACCGCGGCGACGTCGACGCCTCCCGCACCCTGCGCGCCAGCCTGCGGCGGATGGGCGAGCCGGCCGAGATCGCCTGGCGCCGCCGTGGCCGCAAGCCGCGCCGGGTGGTGCTGCTGGTCGACGTCTCCGGCTCGATGAGCGGGTACGCCGACGCGCTGCTGCGGCTCGCGCACCGCTTCACCCAGGCCGCGCCCGGATCGGTCGAGACGTTCACGCTCGGCACCCGGCTGACCCACGTCACCCGCGCGCTGCGGCTGCGCGACCCCGAGCGGGCGCTCGTCGCCGCGGGGCGGACGGTGCCGGACTGGTCCGGCGGCACCCGGCTGGGGGAGACGCTGCACTCCTTCGTGGACCGATGGGGCCGGCGCGGCACCGCTCGCGGCGCGGTCGTGGTGATCTTCAGCGACGGCTGGGAGCGCGGCGGCACCACCGAGCTCGCCGCCCAGGTCGCGGGGCTGCGCCGGATCGCGCACCGGGTGGTCTGGGTCAACCCGCACCGCGGCAAGGCCGGCTACGAGCCGGTCCAGCAGGGCATCGTCGCGGTGCTGCCGCACGTCGACGACTTCGTCGCGGGCCACTCGCTGGCGACGTACGCCGAGCTGGTGGAGGTGGTCGCCCGTGCGTGA
- a CDS encoding DUF3253 domain-containing protein — translation MADPLEQTILDLLDQRAPGATICPSDAARAAAPDDWRPLMQPVRDAAARLATAGLVEVTQGGAVVDVATARGPVRIRRPE, via the coding sequence GTGGCCGACCCGTTGGAGCAGACCATCCTGGACCTGCTCGACCAGCGTGCCCCGGGCGCCACGATCTGTCCCTCCGACGCCGCCCGGGCGGCCGCTCCCGACGACTGGCGACCGCTCATGCAGCCGGTCCGCGACGCCGCGGCCCGGCTCGCGACCGCCGGTCTGGTCGAGGTCACCCAGGGCGGCGCGGTCGTGGACGTGGCGACCGCCCGCGGTCCGGTGCGGATCCGCCGCCCCGAGTGA
- a CDS encoding DUF6596 domain-containing protein codes for MADGVADPGSDPGSLLREEWGRLLALLVAQYRRLDLAEDALGDAFEAAARTWTPASTPDNPAAWLLTAARRRVLDRLRAEAVAARKMPLLAVEASVQEHAQRVLVDAGEAVTDERLRLVLLCAHPRLSREAAAALTLRLVLGVPTEDVARLFLVPTSTMAARLTRARRKLADARFVVPAGAELTERVGVVADVSYLAFTSGYAPGSGADVLRADVAAEAIRLVRVLRSLLPAGSSWPELDALLALMLLQHSRRDARVVDGRLVLLPDQDRSRWHHAEALEALDLLRPLVGAPPAPYLLQALVAAEHAVAPTPAATAWDRIVARYDELLALGDSPVVRLNRAVAVAERDGPDAGLAALDGVALGGHRLPAVCAELLARIGRRDDALRAFDAALALCGNEAESAHLRTRRAAL; via the coding sequence ATGGCTGACGGGGTGGCGGACCCGGGATCCGACCCGGGGTCGCTGCTGCGTGAGGAGTGGGGCCGGCTGCTGGCCCTGCTCGTCGCGCAGTACCGCCGCCTGGACCTCGCCGAGGACGCGCTCGGTGACGCGTTCGAGGCGGCGGCGCGGACCTGGACCCCGGCCTCCACACCCGACAACCCGGCGGCCTGGCTGCTGACCGCGGCCCGGCGACGGGTGCTCGACCGGCTGCGCGCGGAGGCGGTGGCGGCCCGGAAGATGCCGCTGCTGGCGGTCGAGGCGTCGGTGCAGGAGCACGCGCAACGGGTGCTGGTCGACGCCGGGGAGGCCGTCACCGACGAACGGCTGCGACTGGTCCTGCTCTGTGCCCACCCGCGCCTGTCCCGCGAGGCCGCCGCGGCGCTGACCCTGCGCCTGGTGCTCGGCGTGCCGACCGAGGACGTCGCCCGACTGTTCCTGGTGCCGACGTCGACCATGGCCGCGCGACTCACCCGGGCGCGCCGGAAGCTGGCGGACGCGCGGTTCGTCGTCCCGGCCGGGGCCGAGCTGACCGAGCGGGTCGGCGTGGTCGCGGACGTGTCCTACCTGGCCTTCACCAGCGGCTACGCCCCCGGGTCGGGCGCCGACGTGCTCCGCGCCGACGTGGCGGCGGAGGCCATCCGGCTGGTGCGGGTGCTGCGGTCGCTGCTGCCCGCCGGCTCCTCCTGGCCGGAGCTCGACGCACTGCTCGCCCTGATGCTGCTGCAGCACTCCCGGCGCGACGCCCGGGTCGTCGACGGGCGGCTGGTGCTGCTCCCCGACCAGGACCGCTCCCGGTGGCACCACGCGGAGGCGCTGGAGGCGCTGGACCTGCTCCGCCCGCTGGTGGGCGCGCCGCCCGCGCCGTACCTCCTGCAGGCGCTGGTGGCCGCCGAGCACGCCGTCGCACCGACGCCCGCGGCGACCGCGTGGGACCGAATCGTGGCGCGGTACGACGAGCTGCTGGCCCTCGGCGACTCGCCCGTGGTCCGGCTCAACCGGGCCGTCGCCGTCGCCGAACGGGACGGGCCGGACGCCGGCCTGGCCGCCCTGGACGGCGTCGCCCTCGGCGGGCACCGACTGCCGGCCGTCTGTGCCGAGCTGTTGGCCCGGATCGGCCGCCGCGACGACGCGCTGCGGGCCTTCGACGCCGCTCTGGCGCTGTGCGGCAACGAGGCCGAGTCGGCGCACCTGCGGACACGGCGGGCGGCGCTGTGA
- a CDS encoding SGNH/GDSL hydrolase family protein: protein MTTSRAARVTVTASGGVALLGLGFVVGSRQLLRAQAAKARAIIGKPHGDHALDADRTWRKRYGDPVDLLLVGDSIAAGLGAERPKETLGGRLARQLAKRTQRSVRLRTVAVVGAETSAIAGQLDRLPASYAADVAVIVVGGNDVTHRVPVADSVRDLEAAIARLRARGTAVVVGTCPDLGALRPVPQPLRALGSRASRQLATAQRAGALRAGAHVVSLAHVVGPFFITNPDEMFSLDRFHPSSLGYQRTARAMLPSVLAALGVHDRVPFGHSLPDGASERGEVPGDETRVSPRVP, encoded by the coding sequence ATGACCACCTCCCGCGCCGCCCGCGTCACCGTCACCGCCTCCGGGGGCGTCGCCCTGCTCGGCCTCGGCTTCGTCGTCGGCTCGCGCCAGCTGCTGCGCGCCCAGGCGGCGAAGGCGCGCGCGATCATCGGCAAGCCGCACGGCGATCACGCCCTCGACGCCGACCGGACCTGGCGGAAGAGGTACGGCGACCCCGTCGACCTGCTGCTCGTGGGTGACTCCATCGCCGCGGGCCTCGGTGCGGAGCGGCCCAAGGAGACCCTCGGCGGCCGACTGGCCCGGCAGCTCGCGAAGCGGACCCAGCGGTCGGTCCGGCTGCGGACGGTCGCGGTCGTCGGTGCGGAGACCTCGGCGATCGCCGGACAGCTCGACCGGCTGCCCGCGTCGTACGCCGCCGACGTCGCGGTGATCGTCGTCGGCGGCAACGACGTCACCCACCGGGTGCCGGTCGCCGACTCGGTGCGCGACCTGGAGGCCGCGATCGCCCGGCTGCGGGCGCGGGGCACGGCGGTCGTGGTCGGCACCTGCCCCGACCTCGGCGCGCTCAGACCGGTCCCGCAGCCGCTGCGGGCCCTCGGCTCGCGGGCCTCGCGACAGCTGGCCACCGCCCAGCGCGCGGGCGCGCTCCGAGCCGGGGCGCACGTGGTCTCGCTGGCGCACGTTGTCGGGCCGTTCTTCATCACCAACCCCGACGAGATGTTCAGCCTGGACCGGTTCCACCCCAGCTCGCTGGGCTACCAGCGGACCGCGCGGGCGATGCTGCCGTCGGTGCTGGCCGCGCTCGGGGTGCACGACCGGGTGCCGTTCGGCCACAGCCTCCCGGACGGTGCCAGTGAGAGGGGCGAGGTGCCGGGCGATGAAACCCGGGTTTCACCGAGGGTGCCGTAG
- a CDS encoding prolyl oligopeptidase family serine peptidase produces MHTDYRGHADSDPATPLQRESRLGYARDALNAVASLKREPYVDPDKLAMLGRSMGGGITLNALVAQPGIVDAAVVYAGVSSRYLDNLRHFTARSRPEAVDALFDRFGTPQERPDFYRGLSSRTYFDRITEPVLMHHGTDDEQCPFPWAQTTHRLLTEAGVASRLEVYPGERHSFTPQWHTSIEETVRFLRRRLGV; encoded by the coding sequence CTGCACACCGACTACCGCGGCCACGCCGACTCCGACCCGGCCACGCCGCTGCAGCGCGAGAGCCGGCTCGGCTACGCCCGCGACGCGCTCAACGCCGTCGCGTCGCTGAAGCGGGAGCCGTACGTCGATCCCGACAAGCTGGCCATGCTCGGCCGCTCGATGGGCGGCGGGATCACCCTCAACGCCCTGGTCGCGCAGCCCGGGATCGTCGACGCCGCGGTCGTGTACGCCGGCGTGAGCTCGCGCTACCTCGACAACCTGCGGCACTTCACGGCGCGCAGCCGGCCGGAGGCGGTCGACGCGCTCTTCGACCGGTTCGGCACCCCGCAGGAGCGGCCGGACTTCTACCGGGGTCTGTCCTCGCGGACCTACTTCGACCGGATCACCGAGCCGGTGCTGATGCACCACGGCACCGACGACGAGCAGTGCCCGTTCCCGTGGGCGCAGACCACCCACCGGCTGCTCACCGAGGCCGGGGTCGCGAGCCGGCTGGAGGTCTACCCGGGGGAGCGCCACTCGTTCACCCCGCAGTGGCATACCTCCATCGAGGAGACGGTGCGGTTCCTGCGCCGCCGTCTCGGCGTCTGA
- a CDS encoding XdhC/CoxI family protein, with product MRDVLPELLAWWEAGETVGVATVVATFRSAPRPAGASMLVGPDDSAVGSVSGGCVEGAVYELAGEVVASGAPALERYGVSDDDAFAVGLTCGGILDVYVERVSRETFPELGEIAADVAAGRPVALATVVEHPDPEWVGRRLVVRPDGALVPDLARGGRSDRGTRTSGTIGSARADDAVRDDALGLLASGTNATLTYGPDGERRGEGLRVFVWAFAPHPRLLVFGAIDFAAAMARVGSFLGYRVTVCDARPVFATASRFPDADEVVVDWPHRYLAAQAEAGAVDPRTVITVLTHDPKFDVPLLEVALRLPEVAYVGAMGSRRTHDDRMARLKEAGLTDDELARLSSPIGLDLGARTPEETAISIAAEIIAGRWGGTGERLGHTHGRIHREGPLA from the coding sequence GTGCGTGACGTGCTGCCCGAGCTGCTGGCCTGGTGGGAGGCCGGCGAGACGGTGGGGGTGGCGACCGTGGTCGCGACCTTCCGGTCCGCGCCGCGCCCGGCCGGTGCCTCGATGCTGGTCGGCCCCGACGACTCGGCCGTCGGGTCGGTCTCCGGGGGGTGCGTCGAGGGGGCGGTCTACGAGCTCGCCGGCGAGGTGGTGGCCTCCGGTGCGCCCGCCCTGGAGCGGTACGGCGTCTCCGACGACGACGCGTTCGCCGTCGGCCTGACCTGCGGCGGGATCCTCGACGTGTACGTCGAGCGGGTCTCGCGCGAGACCTTCCCCGAGCTGGGCGAGATCGCCGCCGACGTCGCGGCCGGTCGGCCGGTCGCGCTCGCCACCGTGGTCGAGCACCCCGACCCGGAGTGGGTGGGGCGGCGGCTCGTCGTACGACCGGACGGCGCGCTGGTCCCCGACCTTGCACGTGGTGGCCGTTCGGATCGGGGGACCCGAACGTCGGGGACCATCGGGTCGGCGCGGGCCGACGACGCCGTCCGGGACGACGCCCTGGGGCTGCTCGCGTCGGGGACGAACGCCACCCTGACCTACGGACCCGACGGGGAGCGCCGGGGCGAGGGCCTGCGGGTGTTCGTGTGGGCCTTCGCGCCGCACCCGCGGCTGCTGGTCTTCGGGGCGATCGACTTCGCGGCGGCGATGGCGCGGGTGGGGAGCTTCCTCGGCTACCGGGTGACCGTGTGCGACGCGCGGCCGGTGTTCGCGACCGCGAGCCGCTTCCCCGACGCCGACGAGGTGGTCGTCGACTGGCCGCACCGCTACCTCGCCGCGCAGGCGGAGGCCGGGGCGGTCGACCCGCGCACGGTGATCACCGTGCTCACCCACGACCCGAAGTTCGACGTACCCCTGCTGGAGGTGGCGCTGCGGCTGCCGGAGGTGGCCTACGTCGGCGCGATGGGCTCGCGCCGCACCCACGACGACCGGATGGCGCGGCTGAAGGAGGCCGGGCTGACCGACGACGAGCTGGCGCGGCTCTCGAGCCCGATCGGCCTGGACCTCGGCGCCCGGACCCCGGAGGAGACCGCGATCAGCATCGCCGCCGAGATCATCGCCGGCCGCTGGGGCGGCACCGGCGAGCGGCTCGGCCACACCCACGGACGGATCCACCGGGAGGGTCCGCTCGCATGA
- the groL gene encoding chaperonin GroEL (60 kDa chaperone family; promotes refolding of misfolded polypeptides especially under stressful conditions; forms two stacked rings of heptamers to form a barrel-shaped 14mer; ends can be capped by GroES; misfolded proteins enter the barrel where they are refolded when GroES binds) — protein sequence MPKLIAFNEEARRGLERGMNTLADAVKVTLGPKGRNVVLEKKWGAPTITNDGVSIAKEIELEDPYEKIGAELVKEVAKKTDDVAGDGTTTATVLAQAMVREGLRNVAAGANPMGLKRGIEAAVTAVSEQLLGMAKDVETREQIAATATISAGGDTTVGDAIAEAMDKVGKEGVITVEESNTFGIDLELTEGMRFDKGYISAYFVTDPERMETVLEDPYILLANSKVSNVKDLLPLLEKVMQSGKPLLIIAEDVDGEALSTLVVNKIRGTFKSVAVKAPGFGDRRKAMLQDIAILSGGQVISEEVGLKLETTGIELLGQARKVVITKDETTIVEGAGDAAQIEGRVNQIRAEIEKSDSDYDREKLQERLAKLAGGVAVIKVGAATEVELKERKHRIEDAVRNAKAAVEEGIVAGGGVALVQAAATAFDKLDLVGDEATGANIVRVATSAPLKQIAINAGLEGGVVAEKVSGLPAGQGLNAATGEYVDMIAEGIIDPAKVTRSALQNAASIAALFLTTEVVVADKPEKAAPMGGDPTGGMGGMDF from the coding sequence ATGCCCAAGCTGATTGCTTTCAACGAGGAAGCCCGACGCGGCCTCGAGCGTGGCATGAACACGCTCGCCGACGCCGTCAAGGTCACCCTCGGTCCCAAGGGTCGCAACGTCGTCCTGGAGAAGAAGTGGGGCGCCCCCACGATCACCAACGACGGTGTGAGCATCGCCAAGGAGATCGAGCTCGAGGACCCGTACGAGAAGATCGGTGCCGAGCTCGTCAAGGAGGTCGCCAAGAAGACCGACGACGTCGCGGGCGACGGCACCACCACCGCCACCGTGCTGGCTCAGGCGATGGTCCGCGAGGGCCTGCGCAACGTTGCCGCCGGCGCGAACCCGATGGGTCTCAAGCGCGGCATCGAGGCCGCCGTCACCGCCGTCTCCGAGCAGCTGCTCGGCATGGCCAAGGACGTCGAGACCCGCGAGCAGATCGCCGCCACCGCCACCATCTCCGCCGGTGGCGACACCACCGTCGGTGACGCCATCGCCGAGGCGATGGACAAGGTCGGCAAGGAAGGCGTCATCACCGTCGAGGAGTCGAACACCTTCGGCATCGACCTCGAGCTCACCGAGGGCATGCGGTTCGACAAGGGCTACATCTCGGCCTACTTCGTGACCGACCCGGAGCGCATGGAGACGGTCCTGGAGGACCCCTACATCCTCCTGGCCAACTCGAAGGTCTCGAATGTCAAGGACCTGCTGCCGCTGCTCGAGAAGGTCATGCAGTCCGGCAAGCCGCTGCTGATCATCGCCGAGGACGTCGACGGCGAGGCTCTGTCCACGCTGGTCGTCAACAAGATCCGTGGCACGTTCAAGTCCGTCGCCGTCAAGGCCCCGGGCTTCGGCGACCGCCGCAAGGCCATGCTGCAGGACATCGCGATCCTGTCCGGCGGCCAGGTCATCTCGGAGGAGGTCGGCCTCAAGCTCGAGACGACCGGCATCGAGCTGCTCGGCCAGGCCCGCAAGGTCGTCATCACCAAGGACGAGACCACCATCGTCGAGGGTGCCGGCGACGCGGCCCAGATCGAGGGTCGGGTCAACCAGATCCGCGCCGAGATCGAGAAGTCGGACTCCGACTACGACCGCGAGAAGCTCCAGGAGCGCCTCGCCAAGCTGGCCGGCGGCGTGGCCGTCATCAAGGTCGGCGCGGCCACCGAGGTGGAGCTCAAGGAGCGCAAGCACCGCATCGAGGACGCCGTTCGCAACGCGAAGGCGGCCGTCGAGGAGGGCATCGTCGCCGGCGGCGGCGTGGCCCTGGTGCAGGCTGCGGCCACCGCGTTCGACAAGCTGGACCTGGTGGGCGACGAGGCCACCGGTGCCAACATCGTCCGCGTGGCCACCTCGGCCCCGCTGAAGCAGATCGCGATCAACGCCGGCCTCGAGGGCGGCGTCGTGGCTGAGAAGGTCTCCGGCCTCCCCGCCGGTCAGGGCCTCAACGCCGCGACCGGCGAGTACGTCGACATGATCGCCGAGGGCATCATCGACCCGGCGAAGGTCACCCGCTCGGCGCTGCAGAACGCCGCGTCGATCGCCGCGCTGTTCCTCACCACCGAGGTCGTCGTGGCCGACAAGCCGGAGAAGGCGGCGCCCATGGGCGGCGACCCGACCGGCGGCATGGGCGGCATGGACTTCTGA
- a CDS encoding MoxR family ATPase, which translates to MEALGSAAEVAERLGATGYLCDDALATVAFLALRMERPLLLEGEPGTGKTALAEALAETLGVPLVRLQCYEGIDATQALYDWDFPRQILHLRALEAAGGAELEEAEKSLYDERFLLARPVLAALQQAPAVLLVDEVDRADDEFEAFLLEVLSTYQVTIPELGTVRAATPPYVVLTSNRTRELHDALKRRCLYHWIDHPGLAREVEIVRSRAPEVSATLAAQVVGVVQQLRAGGDLLKPPGVAETLDWARALHHLGTVDLDLETAARTLGALVKYREDADRVRTALDRMLTP; encoded by the coding sequence ATGGAGGCCCTGGGCAGCGCCGCGGAGGTGGCCGAGCGACTGGGCGCGACCGGTTACCTGTGCGACGACGCGCTGGCCACGGTGGCGTTCCTGGCGCTGCGGATGGAGCGCCCGCTGCTGCTCGAGGGCGAGCCCGGCACCGGCAAGACCGCGCTGGCCGAGGCGCTGGCCGAGACGCTCGGCGTCCCGCTGGTGCGGCTGCAGTGCTACGAGGGCATCGACGCCACCCAGGCGCTCTACGACTGGGACTTCCCGCGGCAGATCCTGCACCTGCGCGCGCTCGAGGCGGCCGGAGGCGCGGAGCTGGAGGAGGCCGAGAAGAGCCTGTACGACGAGCGCTTCCTGCTCGCGCGCCCGGTGCTGGCCGCGCTGCAGCAGGCGCCGGCGGTGCTGCTGGTCGACGAGGTCGACCGGGCCGACGACGAGTTCGAGGCGTTCCTGCTGGAGGTGCTCTCGACCTACCAGGTGACGATCCCCGAGCTCGGGACCGTCCGGGCCGCGACCCCGCCGTACGTCGTGCTGACCAGCAACCGCACCCGCGAGCTGCACGACGCGCTGAAGCGGCGCTGCCTCTACCACTGGATCGACCACCCGGGCCTGGCCCGCGAGGTCGAGATCGTCCGCTCCCGGGCGCCCGAGGTCTCAGCGACCCTGGCGGCCCAGGTGGTGGGCGTCGTGCAGCAGCTCCGGGCCGGCGGCGACCTGCTCAAGCCGCCCGGGGTCGCCGAGACCCTCGACTGGGCGCGGGCGCTGCACCACCTCGGCACCGTCGACCTGGACCTGGAGACCGCGGCCCGGACCCTGGGGGCGCTGGTGAAGTACCGCGAGGACGCCGACCGGGTCCGCACCGCCCTCGATCGGATGCTCACCCCATGA